TGCCCGAGGCTCCCCTGGAGTCTCCACCTTTTCCTACCAAGTCCCCAGCGTTTGACCTTTTCAACTTGGTTCTCTCCTACAAGAGGCTGGAGATCTACCTGGAACCCTTGAAGGATGCAGGTGATGGTGTTCGATACTTGCTCAGGTACAGACTTtgtggagttgctctggtttgcTCTGCCTTCTGCCGTCCTGCTCTGTAGTAACTAACACTGACCATTTAGGCAGTGGCTGGGCTGTCCTTTCTGCCCTAGTGAGGAGCAGTTCTGGGAGATCTGTTTGGCTTCTGGGTTTATCTAGGCCTACCCTGTGTCTCAGGCCCAGCCCAGGAGAGGCAGATACTGGGAATGATCCTGCCTTTCAGCAAGGTTCTTCTTTGTGACTGAATAAGCTCCTTCCTCTGGACTGCTGGACAACCTTGAACATCAGGCCTTCTACAGCTTAGAGCAggcttaattttttcctttgccCCCAATATTAgcataattaatattaaaaaattaggatataattttgaacaaaaattaaagaaatacaaaaacctGTGAATAAGCAGATaccattttcactatttttttttttttgagacagaatcttgctctgttgtccaggctggaatgcagtagtgtgatcatggctcactgtagcctcaacctcttcggctcaagcgatcctcctacctcagccaccatgcctggctaattaaaaaaaaaaaaaaaaattgtagagagggtctcgctgtgttgtccaggctggtcttgaactgttgggctcaagtgatcctcctgcctcagcctcccaaagtgctgggattacaggtgtgagccactgtgcccagcccattttcacTAATTTATTGAGATTATGGATCTTAATTTTTTCCCTCCTATCCTGCTTTGATTTTCAttctctataattttctttttttcttttggctcattttattatgttaaaattattttaaattacttatatGGCATTCTGCTCCCTAAATATGTCAGTTTTTATCTCTAAATAAGGACATTTCTTTCAAGATCAAAGTAATACCATACCTAACAAAATTAATAACTCCTTGATATCATCCTATACTCAGTTCATATTCCATTTCCTCAGTTGTACCATCTATTTTGGCTAAATCACATTTCAGTCCAGGAGTGTGCATTGTTTGTAGTTATTAtgtcttttaagtcttttttcaGTGTAAAACAATCTCTCTCATGACACTGATTTGCTGAAGAGACTGAGCCTGAACTGACTTTCCTGGAGAATTTACTACCGAGATTTGTCTGGTTTCTTCCTCGTGTTGCAGACTAGAAGTTAGATTTAAAGGTTGGATTTTATTCAAGttagaaaagtattttttgttttttttttgtttgcaaaGGTAAATGTTGTGCCCCTAGTATTGCATTGCATCAGGAGTCACACAAAAACCTGATTGTCCTAAAGAGCAGAGGTTTTTAACTTGGAGCCTGTGGGTGAGTTTTAGGGATCAGTGAATCCCCTGAAACTGCACGTAAAATTGTGTGTCTGCACATGTGTATGTTTCTAGGGAAAAGCTTCTAGTTTTCATCGGATTCTCATAAAGACCCTCAGTCCTCTGAAATACATGAGAGAGACTGGTAGGAAGCAGGGCGAATGGAGTTATGTTAACCTCTGAGGATGCCGCCATTGAGTATTTATCCATGCCTCAGTCTGGAAATAGTGGATGGTTTGTTACCAGTTCTCTGGTGAAGGCCCTACATTTTTCTTGTTCATGTAATTTATGTCTGTATCCGTAGAGGTGAGCTAGTCATTGTTCCAGAGCTGTGTTCTCTACTGTAAGATCGCTGTGCTCTTGGTACAAGGGGTAGGGAGACAGTATGAGGAGAGGCTATTTTCTCCTCTTATAATCTCAGCATGATATGAAGTTTGGTCTTCTTTAGGAGAGAGGCTGTGCCCCTTGGCACATtctttgtatgtatatgtattgcCCTTCTGTGGCAAAGTACAAAAGTTAAGTGTATCCTGCCCtgcccttctccttttcctctactAGTCTGTAGTGCATCTTAGCACACTAATGTGTTAGGGTTTTTCCATTTTATGGAATTAGAAATTGGAGGACGTCGTAGGATTGGTTAAAGCTGGATGCAGGAGGAGCATTGGACCTAAAAGCCCCCAGGAGCCTGCGGTTTCTGTGCTGCTGGGAGAGGGAGCACTGGTCCGTGAAAGTGGCTGTCACATTAGTTTGTGCTTTTGATTGTTCTTTTCTTAGTAAAGAGGATTTGACTTTGAAGAGGGACCTAATCTTGGGCTCTGGCTGTTAGTTCTGAAGCCTAGAGCTGCAGTAAATTGTTAACAGACTCTCTCCTGGGATTAGCTACTCTACTGCTTGGGTCTCCTGGGACCAAAGTGTCAGTAAAGACATTTTATAGAAGGGAAGAGGCTTTAAATTGAAAGTGACTTAAGTGGTGGTgtgatgtttttatttccaaaatcgGATTggcttttatttcacttttaccCTGGTAGCTGCCACTAGAGGTTCTGAGGCCTAATTAGAGTGGTACAGTTGGAGTGTGTTAAATTTCAGGAGAAAGAGATGTCATTACATTCCGTTActcataaattttattaaaaagtaaaagcccctttacactgttggtggcagtgtaaattagttcaaccattgtggaagacagtgtggcgattcctcaaggatgtggaagcagaaataccatttgagccagcaatcccattactaggtatatgtccaaaggattataaatcattcttctataaagacacatgcacatgtatgtttgttgcagcactattcacaacagcaaagacttggaaccaacctaaatgtccatcagtgatagactggataaagaaaatatggcacatatacaccatggaatgctatgcagccacgaaaaaggatgagttcatgtcctttgcagggatatggatgtagctggagaccatcattctcagcaaactaacacaggaacagaaaaccaaacaccacatgttctcactcgtaagtgggagttgaacagcgagaacacatggacacagggaggggaacatcacacaccggggcctattgaagggtgggggctaggggagggatagcattaggagaaatacctaaggtaGATGACGGgtcgatgggtgcagcaagccaccatagcacatgtatacctatgtaacaaacctgcacgttccgcacatgtatcccagaacttaataataaaaaaaagtaaaagccgTGCATAAACTAGTTAACCTCATTCAGTAACTCTGAAATACTCCAATTAGAgcacaagaaaatatatttagccCCAGCATGGTAGCTTACGCCtttaattccaccactttgggaggccaaggtgggcagatcacctgaggtcaggagtttgagaccagcctggccaacatagtgaaacaccccatccctactgaaaacacaaaaactggccaggcgtggtggcgtgcccctgtaatcccagctactaaggaggctgagacaggagaatcgcttgaaaccaggaggcagaggttgtagtgagcctagattgcaccactgcactctagtctgggcaacagagcgagactctgtctcaaaagaaaaaaaaagaaagaaaatatgttcaatgCTTTGCTTGCCAGCAATTTAcctgtttatttttctgatatttgtctttctcctAATGGCTCACCTATATATTGACACTGCCTTTAGAATTTGGGTGTCGTGGCTTCATTGTTGCATCTGTGCTTCTCTTTCCCTACTAAATGTCCTTTATCAGGGACGGAGCCAGCAGCATTTGCTTGTTCTCAGCAACCTGAGTCTCTGGGTCTTCCTTCTTCCCCATTTGGGGGCTTCTGCATTGCCCtttggtggtagtgatggtggcagTGATGTATCTGTGTTTGCTTCTGTCTGTTTCAGCTCACTTAAGGTGTGATTGCTAAGTGAATGCTGCACCCTACTTTCAtcttgatttttaatatattaaaataaaatctttattattGTTTCTCCTTTTGAATTAATAGGTATTCAAAATAAACTCTCAGATAAACTCtcaaattttcaaaaacacagaCATAAGAAGATAAAGGCACAAATGGGGCCAAAGAAGTCCACAATTTGTTCTTTCTTGATTTCTGTATTAGTTGAATCTTGTGCAATGATTATATATTcttatgaaattataaaaaagaatagaGGAAAATATTAAGAATGTTTGTCAGTATCACCTCTTAAGGAGAATACAACCTTACAAAACACAGGTTAAATGGTATTAACTGGGTTTCTTAACTGATATTTTATAAATTCTTCTTCCTTTTGGGAGAAAGCACTACAGACCTACCAGTTTCCTCACCCCAGGTGCTAATATGTGACATCTTACCTCCTCTCCTGGTCACCAGTCCAAGTGAGAGGCCCCCTTTTCGTTTCTCCTTGACCTTCTGTGTTCCAGGCTTCCTCTTCTGGTTTGATGTCCCATCTGTGCTGCCCGGTCTCCCCTCCCCAGCTGGAGGAGTGACTCTCTGTAGTGATCAGGACTCTCTGTATTGTAGGTGGCAGATGCCTTTGTGTTCCTTGCTGACCTGCCTGGGCCTCAACGTCTTGTTCCTCACTTTGAATGAGGGTAAGAACTGCCTTCAGGGGCCAGTGGTTTTTGTGAATGAATGTGGGGGAAGAACACTTGGATGCAGCCCCACCCTATGTGTGGGagctgctcttgttgccctgtaGTTAGTGTTCCTCTGTGTCTGCTTGGAGTCAGAAACAGGCTCCAGAGGGACGATCCAGGCTGAGCAGCctgctgtgaccttgggcaggttattGAACTTCCCTGTTAAGGCCTAATTTTCCTTACCTCTAGAGGGAGGATAAAAATGATGCTTTCCTCCTAGAGTATTTGTGAGGAATGCGGCAGTCTAGGCATAATACTTAGCGCAGTGCCTGGTGTGGAAGATGCAGCCAGTGTATTGTAGCTGCTCTCAGTATTATTGTGTTTCCTTCTTGACTTCCTGCTGAGGATGCATTGACCTTTTTCCATTTTGGTTTTCAAGCTGATTCAAGGGTCATCTGGGGACATGGCATGGGTAAAGGTACTGGGATGAGGAGCTGATAAGGGATTTTTGCCATATCTGTTGCTTTTCTCTGGTTCAGCTAGTGAGCCTAACGGGAGCTGCTGGGCAGTCACCAGCAGTGAGGAGTGGCATGAAGCCTTTGAGATAGAAGTGTGGACACATGGGTGTCTGTTGGGGTCCTGGGTAATGTCTCCTATGAACCTCTTACTACAGTGCATGCCGTGACCCTACGCTGTCCGTGGTTGGTGCTGGCAGATGGCCATGTAAAAAGCCAAACCCCTTAGGGGGAGAATAAAGAGTCTGGGACAGAATGTTTGGAGGAGCTGGGCCATTATTCATGTTTTTGTTCTTATACTTACCTTGTATTTCTCAGGTGTCTTCTTTGTTTCCTCTGGAGATAGGGATTGAGTAGATTGAAAATAAATCCAGTTCATATAAGatctcattttctgtttcttagttgGACTCATCTTTACCTGTTCAAAACTTCCTAGGatgtttgatttttctatatgtgCTCCCAAAGTAAATCAATTCCTATGACAGATGTTTAATAAGCACTTATTATGGGCCCGCTGCTCTGTTAGCTTGTTGTTGGGGTGCCATGTTACATGGAAGAAGTTCCTTCTTTGAATTTTATCTCGGCTTTGCCATTTCTCAAGGCACAGTCGTCTGCAGTGTCCTAAAAACTGAACGAAAGGCTTCCAGTCTTCCTTAGTGGCCCAGAGGTCCGAGTGCAGGCATCAGGAGCTCCTGGCAGTCACATTCCAGCGTGAGCCTCTGGTGTGCTAACAGcatcttaaaatgtattaaaagtgAGGATGGGGCCACAGCAGTGACCAAAGGGACGAAGTCCCAGCCCTCAAGAGCTTATTTCAGTAGAGAAGACAACAGACATGCCTGCAATGTGTCATGTGGTGATAAGGTCTATGAGGAGTGAAGCTGGGTTAAGGGGGCTGGAGAGTAGGGGTGAGACACTGTGTCATACAGAGCTATCAGGGAAGGCCTGACTGGCAGAGCCCTGGAGGAGGTGAGGAACAAGCAGTGGGCGTCTGGGTGGGCCGACTCCTGGTCTTTGCTTACCTGTGTTACCTGCAGtgtttctgattctgtaggtgCGTGGTACTCAGTAGGTGCCCTGATGATTTCAGTGCCTGCCCTGCTGGGCTACCTTCAGGAGGTTTGCCGGGCACGGCTGCCTGAGTCCGAGCTGATGCGGAGGAAGTATCACAGCGTGAGGCAGGAGGACCTGCAGAGAGTTCGCCTGTCTCGTCCTGAGGCCGTGGCTGAGGTGAAGAGCTTGTGAGTATGGAAGAGAGGCCAGGGAGGTGGGGAAACAGTAACAGCAGCCATGACACTAAGTGCTAGCTTTGTGTGCTTGACATCATATTAGGCAAACCACAGctgttatttcatttaaccttttTAACAGTTCTGGGAGGTAGTTAATATTAACATCTTCCATTTATGGGTAAAGAAAAAGGCTGACTTACTTAGCTAGAAAGTGGCCAGGCTGGGATGAGAATCTAGATCTAGCTGTTTTCACagcttctgttctttctttcttttttttttttttttttgagacagagtttcgctctcgttgtccaggctggagtgcagtgacgcgatctcggctcactgcaacctctgccttccggtggtttcaagcgattctcctgcctcagcctcccaagtagctgggactacaggcacacaccaccacgcgcagctaattttttgtatttttagtaaagacggagtttcaccattttggtcaggatggtctctatctgttgaccttgtgatccgcccaccttggcctcccaaaatgctggaattacaggcgtgagccaccacgcccggccctgttCTTTCTGCTGGAGAGATAGTTTAGGATCTTGACTAAGCATGTGCATGTATAAGCCACTGCCTGGGTTCGAATCCCAGCTCTTCCATTTACTTGCTGTGTAACattgggcaagttgcttagcctctctgtgtctcaggtttctcatctgttaaatggaatGATAACAGGGCTTACTCAGAAGGTGGTTTTGAAGATTGAACAGGTGTCTGGTACCGGGGAAGTGTTGAGTAGATATTAGTTATCATCACTACACTGTGGAGAAACTTCCTAAACATGACAGAGCTGGTACTTCTGAGGAAGCATTTTAAGACTTGAAAAATATTCATCTAACAACTTCAGTAGCAGTGGGCATTTACACCTCCCTTCCCTGGAGTGGGGTCTCTGCATTCTCTTGAGATACAGTAGGGGCAAGAAAAGTTATAAACAAACAGATCGCTGGGCCTCACCCCAGAAATTCCGAGTCAGTTATCTGGAGTGGGGCCTGgatatgtagtttttttaaaaaagactttcttactttgaaatagttttatattatatatatatatattttttttctttttttgagacagagtcttgttatgtcacccaggctggaatgcagtggtgcgatctcagctcactgcaagctctgcctcctgtgttcaagtgattctcgtgcctcagcctccagagtagctgggattagaggcgtgtgccaccacgtccagctaatttttgtatttttagtagagatgaggtttcatcatgttggccaggctggtctctaacttcagcctcaagtgatctgcctgccttggcctcccaaagtgctgggattgcaggcatgagccaccgcacccagcctgaaatggTTTTAAACTTAAAGAAGTGCAAGAATAATATCAAGAATGCCTTTTACCCAGATAGaacaattattaacattttgccacgttggctttgtctgtctctctacatatacatattcttttctttttcctaaaccatttgaaagtaagttgcaAACAGGACTTAATACTTCAGCAtgtatttcctaagaacaaggacattctcttaAATATCCACAGAGCTGTATTAAtaaagttctttttcttcttttattaatttttttcttttttctttttttttactttttgagacggagttttgctctgtcatccaggctggaatgcagtggcatgatcatggctcactgcagcctcggcctcctggactcaagtgatccttctgcctcagcctcctgagtagctgggagcacaggcacatgcaccataccctgctaattaaaacaatttttttgtagagatagggtctcattgtcttgcccaggctggcctcgaatttctgggctctagcaatcctcctgcctcagcctcccaaagtgctgggactgcaggtgtgagccagtgcggGTGTCCTAATAAAGTTCTTTGTATCAGCTTCCCTGATCTGGGATCCAATTCAGGATTATAcatcatgtttaatttttttatgtctctTTAGTCTTCTTTAATCTGGAGCAGTTCCTCAGTCCTTGTTTCTTGTGACCTTGACGTTTTTGAATAGTGCAAGcttattattttgtagaatctcccTAATTTTTGGATTGTTTGGTTCCTTGTGATCAGATTTAGGGTGTGACAAGTGATGTGTCATGTTCAGTACATCTGTATCAGGAGGCACCTGATGCACCTGATATCAGGAAATACTgactttgatcacttggttaaggcaTCCATACTGTAAATTATCATTTTACTCTTCATTAGTAGTAATTTGAggggagatactttgagactatgtaaatatcTTGTTCCTCATCATTTATCCACTGCTTTAAAAATCCATTGATGGGTCTTGCCTTAATCAGTTTATTACTATGATGGTTGCAAAGATGATCTAATTATTctgtctacatttttttttagctAGCTTTCTACTATAAGAAAGCTCGCTCTTCTTcttatcagtatgaactcatagatttgtattttatttgatgaGTTAGAATCTATtactgtcattatttattttgatctcAAATTGTCCTAGATTTGGCCAGTAGGAGCTCTTTTGAGTTGGCTCTTGTTTGCATCGGTCCCTGTCATTTTTGAATGCTTCCTTGCTTTGTGGTACAACAGGATGGTCAAATTCATCTTACacttccctgccccagccctggaatcAGCTTGTCTCCATGTTTCCTGGTTTCCCTTCAGAAACCCAGATCTGGGTTCAGACTGTGCTCATGGCTTCTGTGGTTCATCCACGTTTAAAAAAACAACGAACAGAACTCCCCAAGTGAGTCTGTTTCACATCCCAGGTGGAGAATATCATGCCATTTATTCTGACAGCTGCTGTGTACCCGTGAGGTGGGTCCTCTGATCCTCAGTGTATAAATACAGAAGCCACAGCCCTGGAGAAGTTCAGTAGCCTGCCTGACATCAACAGTTAGGAAGAGACCAAAGCAGGAACATTTATACTGTTTCCACCTCAGCAAGAGGCTCCAAAAAGGGGACTGAAATGTAGCTGGGGTGGCTTAGCCAGGCCCGTTTCTCCCGTGCTCTCTCGACCCCTCTCTCTTTAAGCACATGGTGAGTGTGTTTAAAGAGATTGACCATCCCTAGCCAACTGCACCTGCAAGGCCCCAGGCTTCACTTCCCACGGCTTCTGTCCTGCCCACTCACCAAAGCCCCTGTGTCTGTAGCTTGATCCAGCTGGAGGCCTTCCTGAGTCGCTTGTGCTGCACCTGTGAAGCCGCCTACCGCGTGCTGCACTGGGAGAACCCCGTCGTGTCCTCACAGTGAGTGACCCCTCCTCTCCCGCCACCACCCTATAGGAATTTGCAGCTTGAGCCCGAGCAAAGCCAGCTGCCTTGAGAGGACCTCTGCCCCTCTTACTTCAGGGGACGAGCTCGCCTCCTGGGCTCTTGTGTGTATATCTGCACATATGCTTGTGAGCTCTAATGTACTGCTTTTGTTTAGGTGCTTTCTTTTATAtgtggtaaaaataataatagaaaaataactcaCCATATAATCCACCATGCAGCCGAATCTCTTGTTTGTTTTGCCTGCTAGAATTTGTCATATGCATCTACTTTATGGATGTGTAGTTTCTTAGTGTATGTTCAATTTTTCTTTCGTTTTCCACTTATCATTATATTAAAGATGATTTTCTTTGTTGCTATATAGCCTTtggaattatttataataccaGATTAATATAGATGGCAAATATAATTTATGGAACCATTCTGTTACAGATTTAGTCAATTTCTCTTTTCATTACTAACCCCATGGTAAACATTTTTATGGATTTAGCTTTAgtcttttagaaaatttttcttaGATTAAATTCAAGGATGAAACTACCATATCAAACAGAATGGGTGTTTTTGAGGCTCTTTAATATGAATAATAGTGATAACTAATGTTTGTTGTCTTCAccgggtgccaggcactgttcaacACTTCCTCTGTATTATCTCACTCTTACAGTAACTCCGTTAGGTAGGCGCTACTTCAGTCCCCATCTTAGACGGGAAGGGAGCCGTGCCCAGAGAACCAAGAGACTTCTCAGAATgagaagtggcagagctggattcaaatcccagtctGTCTTACTCTAGACTTCAGAGTCTAGACCTTGAGGAGTGAtgatggttgaaccagtttataTGCCACCAGCTGACACCACCTTGGCCTCACCAGCATCAGGTGTTTGCACCGGGGACTTGGGGTAGTTCTCAGTCTTCATCGCCATTTTCCGCTGGTTTGATGAGCGGCTCTTGTCAGTTTATTAACGTGCCCAGAGCTGTGTCTCACCTGGACCCTGCTGTGGGTGTGCTCCAAACCGGTCTCCTTCTGCTGTTATGAATTTCTGATCTTGTGGTTCTTCCCTGTCATCCAGGTTCTATGGTGTTCTCCTGGGCACGATCTGCATGCTGTATTTGCTGCCACTCTGCTGGGTCCTCACCCTTTTAAACAGCACGCTCTTTCTGGGGAATGTGGAGTTCTTCCGAGGTAAGCCCTGGAGGGCCTGAAAGACGGGACCCAAGCTGGCTCTGAGGGCTAGGCTAGGCTCCCCAGTTCTTCTGTCTCTATAGCTAATCATCAGTTTGCTGTGCTTCCACAAGGGGCAGCACCACACTGGGGTCCTCTCTCATGGGCTCTGAGTCTCTGAGATGTTAGATGAAGCTGGAATCTCACCAGGGGAGGCTGCTACCATTGGGCTCccatctcccttccctcccttcccaaggcagatgaatcactGCTTACATGATATGATGGCTTCTGGAAGATGAGGGAAGGATGTTTTCCCAAAGCTGCCACCCATCCCCTGGGGTGCAGCCACCTGCAGTTGCTACCACATCTCTGTGTGATCCCAGAGTATCCGTCTGTTGTCTGGCTTCTAAAGCGCTGAAGCAGTCTGGAAAGGCACTGAGTCACAGAGGCCTGAGTCTGTACATATGTTTGGGTGATTGGTGTATTTGTTTTCCTCCCTGTGGTAGAGTTATTAATTACAGAAGCCatgatttattgagcatttactacatTTAATCTCTGTAGCTGTCTGGGGCAGGTGGTGGTATTTAAGTTTTGTTTAAGAGGCTTAAGTTAGGTGACTCGCTCAGAGTTAGGAGGGCGACTCTTTCCTGTAGTGGAGGGAAGAGAGGCCAGCCAGCTGCAGAAGTGGGTACCCCCAAAGTGCCACTCACGGTGTCTCATTTTTGCCTCCTACCCTGTTCTCCGTTCCCTGGGTAGTTGTGTCTGAGTACAGGGCATCTCTGCAACAGAGGATGAACCCAAAGCAGGAAGAGCATGCCTTTGAGAGTCCTCCACCACCAGATGTTGGCGGGAAGGGTGGTCTGATGGACAGCACGCCTGCCCTCACACCCACGGAGGTAAGTGCCACTGTCAGGGCAGAGCCTGCTGCGGCCGCTTGTGGGCCACCCTGTTATCAGCTTGTTTTTGGCTCCTGGGCTGGCCTCTGTTGTAGTTCCTGCTGTTTCCCAGGCCTTATCTCCCCTGAAGtgttcaataataataattgtaataaaaaCAGCTACTCCATACTTCATTGAGTGCTTACCCTGTGTCAGATGCTGCTCCAAGTGCTTATAGATAGATATTCACATCATGGAGTGCAGGTTCTttctttcgttttcttttttttttttgagatagggtctccctctgtcgcccaggctagagtgcagtggggcaatcacagctcactacaacctccacctcctgggctcaggcagtcctcccacctcagcctcttgggtagctgggactgcaggcaggtgccaccatgcccagcaaatttttttgtatttttagtagaggtgaggttttgccacattgcccaggctggtctcaaactcctgggctcaagtgatgtgcctgcctcggcctcccaaagtgctgggattgcaggcgtgagccaccgcaccagcctgGTTATTTCTGAGAAAGAGATCACTCTCATTTGTGGAAGAGAAGGCGGAGGCACAGAGTGGCTGGTAAGTGGCAGGGCTGGGTCTAAGACCCCAGCCCTGTGGTTCTAGAGCTCGTGCCCTCAACCACCGTGCGATGTGTCCACTGTAGGGCCAGCCGTGCTCGTGCTTCCATCTCCCCTGCCCTGCCAGGCTAGAGGTTCCTCCTTCCTGTGAGTTCCTTCTTTCTTGCAGTTGTGCCATTTCGTAGTGTTTTGGGTAGCCTGGATGCTGGCTCGGGGAGGTGGTCCTCTGCCTTAGGGAGCAGCGCTGCCATCCTTCTCCTTCTGTCATAGAGTCTCTCTTCCCAGGACCTCACACCGGGCAGTgtggaggaggctgaggaggctgagccagaTGAGGAGTTTAAAGATGCGATTGAGGTGGGTGGCCCTTCCCCAGCATCCTCTACTGAGCAGGCCAGAAATTGGGTGGTCCTggagctgttttttgtttttgttttttaatgtccaAGTGAGAAGCTAAAACTTGCTGTGAGCTAGAACTCACTGGTTGAAAGAGTGCCACTGAACCCCTACCCGCTCCTGTTTCTGGTTGAGCCAGCTGTCCTGGGTGCCCAGGGCAAGAGTGGCTCTGGAAGTCTCCGGGTAATGCCCTGCTAGGGGAGCTGGATGATTTCTGGCCTTTGCTGGAGACCGTGGGCTTGGTGCCTTTGATATAGGAAGGGCAGCTTTTGAGGAGGCTACTGCCCTGGGTCTCTGCTCTTCTGCAGAGTGAGTTCCGTA
This genomic stretch from Pongo pygmaeus isolate AG05252 chromosome 8, NHGRI_mPonPyg2-v2.0_pri, whole genome shotgun sequence harbors:
- the ZFYVE27 gene encoding protrudin isoform X18 yields the protein MQVMVFDTCSGAWYSVGALMISVPALLGYLQEVCRARLPESELMRRKYHSVRQEDLQRVRLSRPEAVAEVKSFLIQLEAFLSRLCCTCEAAYRVLHWENPVVSSQFYGVLLGTICMLYLLPLCWVLTLLNSTLFLGNVEFFRVVSEYRASLQQRMNPKQEEHAFESPPPPDVGGKGGLMDSTPALTPTESLSSQDLTPGSVEEAEEAEPDEEFKDAIEETHLVVLEDDEGAPCPAEDELALQDNGFLSKNEVLRSKVSRLTERLRKRYPTNNFGNCTGCSATFSVLKKRRSCSNCGNSFCSRCCSFKVPKSSMGATAPEAQRETVFVCASCNQTLSK
- the ZFYVE27 gene encoding protrudin isoform X20; amino-acid sequence: MQVMVFDTCSGAWYSVGALMISVPALLGYLQEVCRARLPESELMRRKYHSVRQEDLQRVRLSRPEAVAEVKSFLIQLEAFLSRLCCTCEAAYRVLHWENPVVSSQFYGVLLGTICMLYLLPLCWVLTLLNSTLFLGNVEFFRVVSEYRASLQQRMNPKQEEHAFESPPPPDVGGKGGLMDSTPALTPTESLSSQDLTPGSVEEAEEAEPDEEFKDAIEEDDEGAPCPAEDELALQDNGFLSKNEVLRSKVSRLTERLRKRYPTNNFGNCTGCSATFSVLKKRRSCSNCGNSFCSRCCSFKVPKSSMGATAPEAQRETVFVCASCNQTLSK
- the ZFYVE27 gene encoding protrudin isoform X19, producing MQVMVFDTCSGAWYSVGALMISVPALLGYLQEVCRARLPESELMRRKYHSVRQEDLQRVRLSRPEAVAEVKSFLIQLEAFLSRLCCTCEAAYRVLHWENPVVSSQFYGVLLGTICMLYLLPLCWVLTLLNSTLFLGNVEFFRVVSEYRASLQQRMNPKQEEHAFESPPPPDVGGKGGLMDSTPALTPTEDLTPGSVEEAEEAEPDEEFKDAIEETHLVVLEDDEGAPCPAEDELALQDNGFLSKNEVLRSKVSRLTERLRKRYPTNNFGNCTGCSATFSVLKKRRSCSNCGNSFCSRCCSFKVPKSSMGATAPEAQRETVFVCASCNQTLSK
- the ZFYVE27 gene encoding protrudin isoform X21; this translates as MQVMVFDTCSGAWYSVGALMISVPALLGYLQEVCRARLPESELMRRKYHSVRQEDLQRVRLSRPEAVAEVKSFLIQLEAFLSRLCCTCEAAYRVLHWENPVVSSQFYGVLLGTICMLYLLPLCWVLTLLNSTLFLGNVEFFRVVSEYRASLQQRMNPKQEEHAFESPPPPDVGGKGGLMDSTPALTPTEDLTPGSVEEAEEAEPDEEFKDAIEEDDEGAPCPAEDELALQDNGFLSKNEVLRSKVSRLTERLRKRYPTNNFGNCTGCSATFSVLKKRRSCSNCGNSFCSRCCSFKVPKSSMGATAPEAQRETVFVCASCNQTLSK
- the ZFYVE27 gene encoding protrudin isoform X22; this translates as MQVMVFDTCSGAWYSVGALMISVPALLGYLQEVCRARLPESELMRRKYHSVRQEDLQRVRLSRPEAVAEVKSLFYGVLLGTICMLYLLPLCWVLTLLNSTLFLGNVEFFRVVSEYRASLQQRMNPKQEEHAFESPPPPDVGGKGGLMDSTPALTPTEDLTPGSVEEAEEAEPDEEFKDAIEEDDEGAPCPAEDELALQDNGFLSKNEVLRSKVSRLTERLRKRYPTNNFGNCTGCSATFSVLKKRRSCSNCGNSFCSRCCSFKVPKSSMGATAPEAQRETVFVCASCNQTLSK
- the ZFYVE27 gene encoding protrudin isoform X17, with the translated sequence MPLCSLLTCLGLNVLFLTLNEGAWYSVGALMISVPALLGYLQEVCRARLPESELMRRKYHSVRQEDLQRVRLSRPEAVAEVKSFLIQLEAFLSRLCCTCEAAYRVLHWENPVVSSQFYGVLLGTICMLYLLPLCWVLTLLNSTLFLGNVEFFRVVSEYRASLQQRMNPKQEEHAFESPPPPDVGGKGGLMDSTPALTPTESLSSQDLTPGSVEEAEEAEPDEEFKDAIEETHLVVLEDDEGAPCPAEDELALQDNGFLSKNEVLRSKVSRLTERLRKRYPTNNFGNCTGCSATFSVLKKRRSCSNCGNSFCSRCCSFKVPKSSMGATAPEAQRETVFVCASCNQTLSK